The genomic region CGCTAAACgaaattaggcagagaaagacaaatatatgacttcactcacatgaggactttaagagacaaaacagatgaacataagggaagggaagcaaaaataacataaaaacagggaggggacaaaacagaagagactcataaatatggagaacaaactgagggttactggaggggttgtgggaggggagatgggctaaatgggtcaggggcactaaggaacctactcgtgaaatcatggttgcactatacgctaactaacctggatgcaaatttttaaaaattacttaattaaaaaaatcaccttgctaataaaaaaaaaataccgaaAGCCTTTTCTCCAATATCTGGAAGGAGACAAGGACACCTATTCTCACCACTTCCGTTCAACACTGTACCGGAGGCCCTGGCCAGTACAAggcaagaaacataaaaatggtCATACTacttggaaaaaacaaaagaaagttacCAAAAGGCAACACTGAGAGAATGGAAGGCAGACACACACAAGAATGTGAAAACATCTGTCATTCACAGATGTTCAAAATACATAGAAAGAATTCCTTCgaatcaataaaaaacaaaacagacaacccaatcataaaatgggcaaaaggcaattatttcacaaaagaaaccCGCAAGTGGCCCAGAAGCACACGGGGGGCGGGTCCCGAGGGAGCAGCACGTTCACACCACACCTCCCGGCACCTGAGCCCCAGCACACAGCTCACACACGAGAACCGGCACCAGCAGGCATCAGCCAGCCCCGAGCGCCCGCGCACCGTTGCTGGCGGGGAACAGACACACGTGCCACCACTCACGCCCCGCTCCGCCGAGCACACCCTACAGAGATGTACGCGGATCCGCGGGGCAGCCTCTGCACAAACCGCAGCACCCGCGGGAGAAAGAATAAACCGTGCTGTGCTCGCACACCGGGCCCTCGACGGCAGGGGAGGACCGGCACAGCCACACGAGGCAAGCAGGCGCATCGCGCACGCACAGCGCTGAAGGGTGAGCTCGTCGCGAAGCCAAGAACATGCCAAAGCAATCACTGGTGAAGGTCAAGACCGTGGTTAGCTCTGGGGGACGTTCGCCGGGAGTGGGCGGGAGTGGAATTCTGGGAAGCGCGGTGAGGTTCCATTTCTTCATCCAGGTGGTGGTTCCAAGAATGCGTTCCCCAAGTGAAAAGTTCACAATCGCGAATGTACACTTCAGTGAATTTTTCTGACTATGttatagttacaattttttagAGTATTACTACTCGCGTACACAACACCCCACGGCACAAGTGCACTCACTTTACTTACATACCTGTCCGCCCACACTATCAGCTGCCAAACGTGAGACGGGGATCAGGAGAGGGAAAAGTCCGGAACAAGTTTACTCAACGGTTCCCGTGTTTCTGAAATGCTGGTCTCCGGTcctcaggggagggggggaggcagggtggtggggaggtCCTCAGGTGGGGAGGtagggcggtggggaggggggaagaaggggaggtgGGAAGCCACCGTTGCATTCTCCACTCAGCAAAGCACTCCCAGGCTGAAAACAAATCACTGAGCGACTGTGTCACCACCCCCCTGGTGTGACAACCTCTACTGCACAAAACTGCTGTCCCTTCCATTCTGTCGTGATGTGGTGTGTGCTCAGCCTTCCAAAAATCTAGCTGCTCAAACACAGAAGCATTTCATACGCACTTCGGAGCACCACCTCAAGTTCCACTAAAACAAATACgattacaaaacaaagaaacaaaactacgAAAAACAAAAACGTACAAGCCCAACGAAATCCTGGTAGAGCTTCACTTGGCCTGCGCTCTTGAGCTCGCGGAAATAAAACCTGGCCTAGACACCCCAGATGATTTGTGAGGCTCCTGTGAGAAAGCCGTGACGGTTCTCTGCCCCAGCAGAAAAGGAGCGCCACAGGAATAACGTCAGATTATTGTTGctaaaaaggaaatgcaaacgTTGGGCTCATCAGTCTTTCAGGAGAGCGGACCACAGCCAAGAAACGCATTCAGGCTAGCAATTATCCATTTACTACCTGCGCACTGCAGACCCGCACACGCGTGTATGCTGGCTCCTGGGCGAGCCGAGGGACACCAACACGGTGCGTGAACACCCAAGCAGCCCCCGTGCCTCCCGCACGCTCGGTGCCACTCACCTTCCGCCTGCCTGGGCGACGCTTTCGGCCCTCACCTACCGTTACATCCTCGCTCAGCTCCGCCAGAAAAAGCCACGAAACGCCAGGCCCGGGGTAATCTACTCAGACCAACAACTTCAGTGTTCTCTCAAGCTTTACGATTCTCATCAGCCACAGGGAAAGTTCCAAAGGAATTAATCTCAGTCTCACAGCCCCCATAACAACTTCGGCTTATAAAACACGGGTGTTCGTATAAAGATGGCCTGTGAAAATATCCTTCCCGGGAAATCGAGCCACTCTGTCCATTAAATTTCATTAGAAAATTGGGAATCTGTGACAAAATCCGGGAGAAGTACACATGCGGCAGGAAATGGCCTGAGATGACAGAAGAGAAGGCACCACGCAGCCTGGTTGCCTCACGGCCCTTTCCCAAAATCTCTAGGGTGGCGTCCCCCATCTCCGCGGTTCCTCCCGCTTCCCGAGGAAAGGGACAAGCGTTACGAGACGCACAGAGTAAAGCGCCTGACTTTAGAGCACCGCGGACTCTGTTCCCCGCCAGGGGGTCAACTCTGCCCGAATGTGACTTACGAAAACCAGGGCCACCACTTCACAGATGGTTACGCACGACACTCACCCAAGATATTAACACCACGAAAGCCGATACCGGGACACAACGTTTAGAAGGACAAAGTCTGAGAGGGTGCAGGTGAAAAGCATCCGTACCTGTGGAAGGGCAGTGTTGAGCTGTCTCTGCAAGGAATCTCTCTCGTGACCGACCTCGTGCAACTTCCCCTGGGTCAACGCCAGCGTTTCCTGAGTCTCCCGCAGCGTGTCCAGAAGACGGTCCCTCTCCTCCAGCATGGACACCATCAACTGCTCAAAGTGGGAATCTGCATCCGGCTGCGAAGGGGAGCCCGACCCGTGGGTCCCGCTTCCTCCCGGCGGGCCTTCTGCCTCACTGATGGTCGGCATCACCTCGCACATCATCTTGAAATGAAAGACCCAGGCTACAGTCATCAAGTGCAAACTAAAGGCTCCCACAAACCTGCAACTTTACGGCTGTCTGTAGCTAATAACTGAAAGGTTGGCGGCCTCGTTACTCTCAGAGCTGGCTGTTATGCTCTGAACAGACGAGAAGCCGGGAAAACACAAGGCCCAAGTGCCAGAACACGCGAGATGAACACGTCTGTACGGACAATAATCCAGCCTAGGGGTAAAGACCCAAGCCTACCCCTCCCCTAAAGGACAAaccctgtggtattttgtttgcAAAGCTGTACTTTCCAGTTGTTGAAAACAACTGTGCttctgtaaacttttttttttttctcccgcTTTCccggtggggggagagaaaaagtcAAAACCCGTGCCACCCAATCATTTTTCAGGAAGAGCACAGAAGGAGCATACAGCCAGTAAACCTGACAAGTACAAAATCCATCAGGCATCTTACAGGAATGTGTGCAGTCAGCTCCCGAGGAGGGCTGACGGCTCCCCGAATTCTCGGGCTGGATCTGGTGAAGCGCTAAAAGGAACCGGATTCCTTAAGGGCCGCGAAAGGTGTTTTTCAACGGCTGCAAACGTGCAACGGCCAGTCGACCTAACTTACGTAAGTTAACagccagaaacaaaaaagagagagagagaagaggagaaagaaaacttccacAAATGAAGCAGGTCGCTCCGGCCGCGGGcggccaggaaggaaggaaaagtgaaagGGGAGACTATGAGCCGCTCCGAAGGGTCTCCAACCGCACGCCGGCACGAGGGCCGGGGGGCCGGTTCCCGAGGCTGCGCCCCGGACAAGGCGATGCCCAGGGCTGCGCGCCGGACGGCGACAACGACCTCCGCCCCACTCGCGGCCGCGCCGGGCGCCGCAGAGCCGCCGGACCCCGGGGCGGCGACAGCCGCCGACAACCGGAGCGCAGCCCGGGTCGCTGCTTCTCCCGGCCACAGGTCCTCGGGCCCCGCGCCCGGCGCCGGGGTGACCGAGTGACCGGGGCCACCGGGGCGCCGCGGTCAGGGGAGGGAGCGGCGCGCGGCCGCAGGAGCCCGTCCCTCGGGGCGCGTCCGCCGGGGGTCCCGGCCggggaaagtgggggggggggggtgacagcgAGCGCCGAGCAGCCGCCGCGGGGGGGGGGCCGGCGCCCGGGGCGACCTCGGCCCCGCTCCGCCCCGAGCCCGCCTCGGTGTCCCGCTCCCTTACCTTGCTCGCCGGCGGGAGCGGGCGAGGCTCCGCGGCGGTCGCGGGCGGCTGCTCGCTCCGGGCGAGCTCGGGACCCGACGAAGGCagcccgcgcccgcgcccgccgGCCCCGGGCCCGCAGCCCCCAGTCACTAAGGCCGGCCCGCGGCCGGACACTGGCGGAGCGCAGGAGGAGCGGGCCCGGCTGCGCGTCGCCGGCGTCAACGTGCCCGACGTCGGGCGCGTCGGCGTGGCGTCAGCGCCGAGCGCCGcaggccggccccgccccctgcgaGGAGAGCCGCGGAGGCCGAGTGCGCAAGCGCCGCCCTCTCGGGTGGGCGGGGCGGGCCTCCCGGGAGCCGATTGGCTGGGTGCCGCCggagccccgcccctgcccaggtAGGGGGTCTCCCCGCGGGAGCCGCGGCTCGGGGCTGAGGTCCGGCTCCCCGAGGGCACCTGCTCCACGTGGCCTCCTACAGCCGCGGGGACGCCGAAGGCCGTTACCGAGCGTCCTCtgtgcatcaggttctgcgccaGACCCTTCCCAGACGCCACGTCCACACACCTCACCGGACGGCGCGCCCAGGCGCGAGTCACCTGCTGGCGGCGGCTCCTGGGGACCGAGCCACACAGGACGCACAAGGACACGCGGTTTCTATGTAGGGCCCCCTCTCCGAGGCTTACCTGCTATACCTGCGGAGGCCCAGGCGGGCCGCGCAGGATGCGGAGGCTCCTGGGCGCTGCGCGGGGAGTGCAGGCTCTGGAACCAGGCCCAGCTGGTTCAACTCCCAGCACGTGCTTCAACCTGCAGTGTGGGCCTGGGCAACTCAGGAGAGCCCGCTGGGACTCGGCGCCTCATCTGCAGGATGGAAAAATGACACAGACCTGCCCCACAGCTGTTATCTCAAGGACAATCAGAGGGTGGTCATTCTCATCCTTGTCCTTATTCATATTCACGGTTTGCACTTAACCTTTTGAAAACACCTGTTACGAGCCAAGTGCCGCGCTAGATCTTGCAGACGCAGAGGATGATAGATACATCTTTAACAATTTAAAGCAGAtgctcctcccccttcccagttTGACGCCTGGAGCACAAACTCTTCACAAGGCAAAAGGTCAGAGCATTGCTGCCGGGCGCCACCGGCTACTGACTGCCCGTGGGGAGGCAGCCGGGAGCCCCTGAACTAACCCAAGTCTACGTGAAGTTGGCATAGGGAGCCCGTGAACCCTTCTAAGGCAGATGCCTCCGTTCCCGTTGTGAGCTCACCAAGAATGGGCGTTGCCTCCTACGGGCTTTATCTCCTTGGGTCCAGAACCACACCTTTCTTTCATTCACGTATCCATTCATTGAACAAACATTGACCACACATAAATATGAGTTTGCACCCCCCGACCCAGGGTCTGGAGCAGAGGGAAACTTCCAGCTCTCCTCAAGTGCACCAGCTTAGTTCATCCAGCCAGTATTTGCACCACACTCGAAGTATCTTGTCTCCCAAGAAATCGACACGATGCCAGTATTTAGTTCAGCGGAGTGGAATGTTCATTTCATGAACAGGTGCAGACCACTCTGAGCCAGGCATGGTCCAGGTTTGGGGAACACAGAGCTGTTGAAAATGCTGCTTCCcccagttcacagcctggaggggagaagagaaacagaCCATCACAATGTCTGTTACAAATGTCATGTTACAAGTATGTAACTTAGTGCTGCGGGACCCCACAGTCAGCAAGAACCAACTCTTCAGCTGGCATCACAGAAAGGGCTTCACAAAGGAGGTAACATCGGAGCTGCATCTGGAAGGATGAGTAGTTTCCCAGGCACAGAAGGGAGAAGCCCAATTGGTACAGCTCCAGGAAAGTGAGATCCCAGATTTCACCATTtacatgcatgcattcattcatctcCCCCAGATGGCAAAACCAGTCAGAGGAAAATTGTAAACAACTTCAATGGCCCCCAAAAAGAGACTGATGAAATTTCTGcactttcagggcgcctgggtggctcagtcagtgaagcattcgACTCCTGAATTCACCTcacccacttcggctcaggtcatgatctcacagttcgtgggtttgagtcccacgtcgggctctgggctgacagctcagagcctggagcctgcttcagatctgtgtctccctctctctctctctctcggcccctccctcgctagtgccctgtctctctcggtctctcaaaaataaacattaaaattttttctagaaTATGTAAAACAGCCTAATGAAGGGTGGGGTGACAATATGGTTCTGGGAAGCTCTGAACTGGGGGTGGTTGGCGAAGATGCGGCCGCCCGTTCAAGAGGAGGAAACCAAAGCCCGGAGACGCAAAAAAGGGTTTGCCCACAGGCACCCAGTTAGTTTAGAGCAGATTCGGAACTGGAGCCATTAGGGAACTGGAGGCTTTTGGTTCCTGATCCGGTCACTGGACTGTTAGGACCAAGGGGTGGTCGCTTGGAGGGAACACCAAAGAGTAGGCATTCTATCGGTGGGTCTCCAGTGCTGCCCAGGTAATCCAGTCCCTGTGGGAGAGGTAGGGGCCCTGGGCTTGGTGACTTCAGTCACCAGAGTCAACCCTGTTTGGGCTTCGCGTGTGTTCCTGCTAAGGTGGTGATCAGTgaacaggaagagaaacaaagagaaccGTTTCACTTGTTTAgctcatttagttctttttatttatttattttgagggagagagagagag from Panthera uncia isolate 11264 chromosome D1, Puncia_PCG_1.0, whole genome shotgun sequence harbors:
- the LOC125911100 gene encoding translation initiation factor IF-2-like codes for the protein MELIASLPQAPGFHPPCRAHIQPVMAKALLRQKEHRQGQAGRRGAVWQRDLLGEEASWSRRQQVTRAWARRPVRCVDVASGKGLAQNLMHRGRSVTAFGVPAAVGGHVEQVPSGSRTSAPSRGSRGETPYLGRGGAPAAPSQSAPGRPAPPTREGGACALGLRGSPRRGRGRPAALGADATPTRPTSGTLTPATRSRARSSCAPPVSGRGPALVTGGCGPGAGGRGRGLPSSGPELARSEQPPATAAEPRPLPPASKVRERDTEAGSGRSGAEVAPGAGPPPAAAARRSLSPPPPHFPRPGPPADAPRGTGSCGRAPLPPLTAAPRWPRSLGHPGAGRGARGPVAGRSSDPGCAPVVGGCRRPGVRRLCGARRGREWGGGRCRRPARSPGHRLVRGAASGTGPPALRFTRSSPRIRGAVSPPRELTAHIPSITASSESNEAANLSVISYRQP